The following is a genomic window from Crossiella equi.
TGCGGCTGGGCAGCCCGGTGCTCGGCCTGCTGCGCGCGGAGGACGGCCGGGTGCACGGTCTGGAGCACGGCACCCCGGAGGGCCGCGTCCGCCAGGTGCGGGCGCGGCTGGTCGTCGGCGCGGACGGGCGCAGCTCGCCGCTGGCCCGCTGGGTGGGCGCGCGGCAGTACCTGACCTTCCGCAGCGGCCGGGGCCAGGTGTGGCGGTACTTCCGGGGAAAGCGCCTGCCGAGCAGGCTGCTGTGGCACCGGAGCGGTGCCCGGCTCGCGCACATCCTGCCCACCGGTGCGGAGGAGTTCTACCTCTGCGCCCAGCCGCCCGCCGGGGACGCGGTGGACTTCCGCGGCGAGGGCGCCGACGCGCTGCTGCCGTGGGTGCGGGAGGTCAGCCCGGAGATCGCGGAGCTGGCCGAGGGCGCGCAGGCCGTGGGCGGGCTGCACCGGATGAGCGGCTATCCGTGCTTCTTCCGGCAGCCCTGCGGGCCCGGCTGGGTGCTGGCCGGGGACGCCGGGCACGCCAAGGACGCCACCATCGGCCACGGCATGACCGACGCGCTGCGCAACGTCTCCGCGCTGTCCTCGGCACTGCTGGCCGGGTGGGAGCGGCCCGACCTGCGGGACCGGCTGCACGCCTGGGCCCGGCGGCGGGATGAGGAGGAGCTCGCCAACTTCTGGTACAGCCAGGACCTGGGCGGCGCCGCGCCGGTGACCGGGGTGCGGCTGGCGATGTTCCGCGACCTGGGCCCGGCCGGGGTGGCGCGGCTGGACGAGGTCATGGCCGACAAGCTCGACGCGGACGAGCTGTTCACCGCCACCCGGCTGGCCCGGGCCGCGCTGGCGCAGGTGCGGGGCGGGGCGCCGGTGCCGCGCGTGCTGCGCGAGGCCGCGGACGTGCTGCGCCTGGCCCGGCAGCGGCGGCGCGCGGTGCGCACCGGCGCCGCGCAGGCCCCCGGCGTGGCCGGAGGGGCCGCGCGCGAGCTCGCGGTGGTGGGCCGGTGAGCACCCCGCGATCGCCCTGGGGCCGCGGCACCCCGGCCACCGAACCGCTGTTGGGCAGGCACACCGCCGACGTCGTCGTGGTCGGCGGCGGGGTGGCCGGGCTGACCCTGGCCCACCGCCTGCGCCGGGACCTGCCCGAGGCGAAGCTGGTCCTGCTGGAGGCGGTCAGCGTCGGCGGCGGTGCCACCGGGCACAGCACCGGGCTGGCCCGGCCCGGGGTGTGGGGCTCGATGCGGTTGCTGCGCCGCCGCGCCGGTCCGGCGGCCGCCGACGCGATGACCCGCGCCTCGCTGGCGGGCATGGCGGCGCTGCGCGAGCTCGTCACCACCGAGGGGATCGACTGCGACCTGGTGTCCGGGCGCATGTTCCAGGTCCCGGTCACCGCCGCGCACGTCGACCGGTACACCGCCGACCTGCCCGAGCTGAACCGGCTCGGCATGCGGGCGGAGTGGCTGGACCGGCACCCGCACGGCGCGCTGCGGGTCGAACCGCTGTACCAGCTCGACCCGCTGCGGCTGTGCCTCGGGCTGCGCGAGCTGCTGCTGGCCCGCGGGGTCGCGGTGCACGAGGGCAGCGCCGTGCGGCAGGTGGTCCCGGGCGAGCCGGTGCTGGTGCGCACCGACCACGCCGAGGTGCGCGCCAGCCAGGTGGTACTGGCCGTGGACGGCTACGCGGGCGCCTTCGGCCTGCCGGTGGTACCGCTGCGCTCGCAGGCCCTGTGCACCGAACCGATCCCCGGCCCGGCGCCCCTGGCCCCCGGTGACCTGCTCATCGACTCGCGGGCCTTCTTCAACTACGCCCGCCTCGGCCCGGACAACCGGCTCATCCTCGGCGGCGGCCGGGCCGCCAACCCCCGGGCCGTGCCCGGGCGGATGCCGCACGTGGAGGCGGCGACCTGGCGGCGGCTGGAACGCGAGCTGCACGCCCTGTTCCCCACCCTCGCCGGGATCCGCGTGGAACGGCACTGGGCGGGCGTCAGCGGCGCCACCCCGGACTGGATGCCGGTCGTGGGCCGGGTGGACCGGGGCGTGTGGTTCGAGGGCGGCTGGAACGGCCGCGGCTTCGCCCCCGCCCTGCACTCCGCGGGCTGGCTCGCCGGACAGCTGGCCGCCGCCCTGCACGGCCGTCCCGCCCCGCCGCCCGAGCTGCCCTGGCACCGGGGCCGGGTGCGCACCCTGCCCGTGCTCAACCGCCTGCGCTACCCGCTGCGCCAGGCCTTCCTCGACCTCTCCGACCGACGATCCCTTGCCCGGAAGTGAGTGCCCACGATGCCCCGTCAGCCCGACCCCGCCGACGCCGACCTGTTCGACGCGGACTTCGCCCGTGACCCCTACCCCTCCTACGCCCGGGTGCGCGCGGTCAGCCCGGTGCGCTACCTGACCCTGCCGACCGGCCTGACCGCCTGGCTGGTCACCGGGTACGCGGAGGTGCGCCAGGCCCTCACCGACCCCGCGCTCAGCAAGGAGAGCCGCCACGACGCCGAGGCCGGTGCCAACCTGTCGCCGACCATGGGCCCCAGCATGCTCTTCCTCGACCCGCCCGACCACGAGCGGCTGCGCAAGCTGGTCAGCGGCGCGTTCACCCGGCGCCGCGTGGAGGCCCTGCACGAGAAGCTGCACGACTCCGCCGACCGGCTCATCGACACCTTCGCCGCCCGCGGCCACGCCGACCTGATGCGCGAGTTCGCGCTGCGGCTGCCCGTCGGCATGATCGGCGAGCTGCTCGGCGTGCCCGAGCACGACCGGGACACCTTCTTCGACCTCGCCCACGACTACGTCGGCTTTACCCCGGAGACCCGGGACCGGGCGGTGGCCGCGCTCGGCGGGCTCACCGCCTACATGGGCGAGCTGGTCGAGGCCAAGAAGGCCGACCCGGGCGAGGACCTGGTCAGCGCGCTGGTGCGGGCCCGGGACGGGCAGGGCGCGCTCACCGACGAGGAGCTGCGGGCCAACACCCTGCTGCTGTTCCTGGCCGGGCACGTCACCACCGCCGGGCTGATCAGCAACGCCACCCTGGCCCTGCTGCGCAACCCCGAGCAGCGCAAGGCGTTCCTGGCCGACCCGGGGCTGGCGGACAACCTGGTCGAGGAGGCGCTGCGCTACGAGGGACCGGCCGAGCTGTCCACCATGCGCTGGGCCAAGCAGGACACCGAGATCGGCGGGGTGGCCGTGGCCAGGGGCGAGCGGGTGCTGGTGTCGCTGGGCGCGGCCAACCGCGACCCGCGCCGCTTCACCGACCCGGACGTCTTCGACCTGGCCCGCCCGGACGCGGCCCAGCACCTCGGGCTGGGCCACGGCATCCACTACTGCCTCGGCGCGCAGCTGGCCCGCGTCGAGGTCCGCCTGGCCCTGGTGCGGCTGTTCGACCGGCTGCCCGACCTGGGCCTGGCCGTGCCCTACGAGGACCTGGAGTGGATGCCCGGCATCGGGCGCTCGCCGATGGCGCTGCCGGTGGCCTTCACCCCAGCGGAGGTGGCCGCGTGACCAGGGCACTGCTGCGCCTGGAGCACGTCGCCGCCTTCGCGCTCTGCCTGTGGCTGCTCCTTGAGCACTGGGCGGAGGTGCGGCTGTGGCCCGCACTGCTGCTCTTCGCCTACATCGACCTCATCGGCTACCTGCCCGGCCTCCTCGCCTCGCGTGGCGGGCGGCCGGTGCACCGCGGCTTCCACGTGGCCTACAACGCCACGCACAGCCTGCTCGGCGGTGCCGCGGTGGCCCTGCTGTGGTGCGCGCTCGTGCGCCCGGAGTGGGCGCTGCTGGCCATCCCGCTGCACCTGTGCGGCGACCGGGGCCTGCTCGGCAACTCGCTGAAGCCCTTCGCCGAACCGTTCGGGGGCAAGGGGTGAACGCGCTGGCGGTGCTGCGCGCGCACAGCCGCAGCTCCAGCGCCTTCCTGGCCTACAACGACGGCACCCAGCACTTCCACACCCCCGGCGTGGACGGCCTCATCGCCTACCGCGCCGCCGGGCGCAGGCACCTCGTGCAGCTGACCGGCCCGTGCGCGGCCGAGCCCGACCGGGCCGGGCTGACCGCCGCGTTCCAGCACTTCGCGGCCGGGCAGGGCAGACGGGTCACCGCCGTGCAGCTGCTGCGCGACGAGGCCCAGGCCTGCGCCGAGCTGGGCTACGAGGTCAACCAGTTCGGCGCCTCCTTCAGCATCGACCTGGACCGCTTCACCCTCTCCGGCGGCAAGCTCGCCGAGACCCGCAACCGGCTCAACCAGGCCCGGCGCGCCGGGGTCGTGGTCACCGAGGAGTCCACACTGGACGCCCGACTGGCCCTGGAGCTGACCGCGGTGGACCAGGAGTGGTTGCGTGCCAAAGGAAGAGCGGTACGCGAGCTGGGCTTCATGGTCGGCGAGCGCGGCGGCCGGGGCGCGTCCGAGCGCAGGCTGTTCGTGGCCCGCGCCGGGGACGGCGTGGCCGCCTACGTCAGCTTCTCCCCGGCCTACGGGCCCCGCCCCGGCTGGCTGTACGACCTGACCCGGCGGCACCCCAAGGCCCCGACTGGCGCGGTCGAGGCGATCATCGCGCACGCCGCCGAGGTGTTCCGGGACGAGGGCGCCGGCGGGGACCGGGGCGCGGGCTGGCTGCACCTGGGCTTCACCCCGTTCGTGCGCCTGGCCGCCGAGTACCGCGTGCCCGGGGCCGCCAACGGCCTGCTGGACCGGCTGCTGCGGCAGATCGCGGGCAAGGAGCGCTGGCTGTACTCCGCGCGCACCCAGGAGCGGTTCAAGGCCAAGTGGGCCCCGCACCACGTCGAACCCGAGTACCTGGCCTTCGAGCGCGGCGTGAGCCTGGGCGCGGCCTGGCGGCTGCTGAAGCTGGTCGGTGCGCTGTGAGAGGTATCCGGCCCCCCGCCCGGACGTTCTGTGCCGGTGAGAACACTCGCTGAGAGGAAGTCCGATGAGCCCAACGGATCCGGTGCCCACCTACCTGTCCTCCGTGGCGGGCAGGGACGTCGGCTCGGACCGCTACGTCTACACCGTCGCCGCGCGGTCGGTGCTGACCGACCTGTTCGGCAGCCTCACCCTCAAGCGCCGCCTGGAACAGGGCCAGCTCGACCCGGCCGACGTGGCCGAGCAGGTCGTGGGCCGGTGCGCGCTGGCCGACGAGGACACCATGGCCGCCGCCGTCACCGCGGCCGCGGCCGCCGCCCCCGAGTGGGGCGCCGCCCCGCTGCGCGTGCGGGTGGCACTGGCCCGGGCGCTGCGCGAGCGGATCCTCGCCGGGCACAAGGAGATCGTGGACGTGCTCATCGCCGAGGGCATCCCGCGCGCCCTGGCCGAGTGGCAGGTGGCTGGCATGCTGTCGCTGTCCAGCCAGGAGACCGTGGACTGGCTGTCCGCCCAGCTGGAACAGGAGTTCCGGCACGGCGACCGGCGGCTGCTGCTGCGCCGACGCGCGGACGGCGTGGTCTGTGTCAACCCGCCGCAGAACGCGCCCGCCGCCTCCGCCCTGTTCGGCGTCACCGCCCTCATGGGCGGCAACACCGTCGTGGTGCGCGCCCCGCGCAGCGCGCCCTACGGCGTGATGTACCTGCTGCGCGAGTTCGTCGCCCCGGCCCTGGCCGAGGTCGGCGCCCCGCCCGGCGCGCTCAACGTGTACTGCGGCCGCCCGGGTCCGGCGCTGCGGGGCTGGCTGGCCAGCCCCGAGGTGAACGACATCTTCTACACCGGCGGCGTGGACCGGGGCCTGGCGCTGGAACGCGACTGCGTGGCCGCGGGCAAGAAGCCCATCCTGGAGCTCGCGGGCAACGACTGCGTGGTGGTGTGGCGCGACGCCGACCTGGACCTGGCGGTGGAGGCGCTCACCGAGTGCTTCTTCGGCTCCGGCCAGATCTGCATGGTGCCCAACCAGGCCGTGGTGCACCCCGCCGTGGCCGACGAGCTGCTGGTCCGCCTGCACCGCGCGGTCACCGCGCTGCGCCCCGGCTACCCCGACGAGCCCGGCGTGCTGCTGTCCCCGGTGCTGCGCGCCGAACGGTTCGCCGCGGTGGTCGAGGACGCGCTTGACCGCGGCGCGGAGCTGGTCTGCGGCGGCGGCCGCCTGGAGGTCGACGGTGAGGAGACCGACACCGGGCCGTTCCTGGCCCCGACCGTGCTGCGCGTGGACGGGCTGGCCCGCAGCCGCGAGCTCACCGCCGTGCGGGAGGAGACCTTCTTCCCGCTGCTGCCCGTCGTGGTACCCCGGCCCGCCGCCGACGACGAGCTGCTCGCCGAGATCCTGGCCTTCGTCGACGGCAACCGGTACGGGCTGCGGAACTCGTTGTGGGCCAAGGACCCCGCCGTGGTCGAGGAGTTCCTGGCCCGGGTCGGCAACGGCGGCCTGCTCAAGGTCAACGACTCGCACATCGGCTTCCTGCCGTACCTGCCGACCCACGGCGGCACCGGCCTCACCGGCGGCGTGTTCGGCGAGGCCAACTACCTGGTGCTGCGCACCACCCACCTACAGGGCGTCTCCGTCGCGAGGGACGTGCGGCCCAGTGCCGCGGTCTTCGAGGCGTACACCCGTGTCACGAATCCTGGAGCGTGAATGGACCTGCGGTTCACAGCCGCCGACCGGGCGGTCTGCGACGAGCTGCTGCCCGGGTTGCGGGAACGGTTGGCCGCGCTGACCCTGGCCGAGCGCGAGGCCCCCGACGGCAAGGCGATCCAGCTCTTCCGCGAGCACGGCGGCGCCCGGCTCGTGGTGCCCTCGGCCTACGGCGGCACCGGCGGCAGCGCGGTGCAGGCCGTGCACGTGCAGCGGGCCCTGGGCGCCCTCGCGCCCTCGCTGGCGGTGGCCACGATGATGCACCACTTCTCGGTCGGCTCCCTGTACGGCATGGCCCGGGTCCTGGGCGCGGGCACGGACACCGAGGTGCTGCACCGCATCCCGGCGCAGGACCTGCTGCTGGCCTCCGGGTTCGCCGAGGGCATCAGCAACCAGGACATCCTCCGGCCCACGCTGCGCGCCGAGTCCGACGGCGCGGGCGGCCACCTGCTCAACGGCAGCAAGAAGCCGTGCAGCCTGTCCCGGTCGATGGACCTGCTCTCGGCCAGCGTCGCGGTGCCCGGCCCGGACGGCCAGACCGACTTCGGCCTGGTGCTCGTGCCCGCCGACAGCCCCGGCCTGTCCGTGCACCCGTTCTGGTCCACCTTCGCCCTGGCCGGGGCGGAGAGCCACGAGGTGCGCCTGACCGACGTGCCCGTGCCCGAGGGCCGCCTGGTGCGCGCCACCCCGGAGCTGGCCGGGCGCGTGCTCGAGCTCCAGGTGCTCGGCATGATCTGGTTCCAGCTCAGCGTCTGCTCGGTCTACGCCGGGCTGGCCGGGGCCCTGGTGGACCGCGTGCTGCACCGCGCCCGGGGCAGCGCCGCCGACCGCGCCGACCTGCTGGTGCGCCACCAGGCCGCCGCGCTGCTCACCGAGGGCCTGGCCCGCCGGGTGGACGCGGGCGGCACCGGCGCGGACACCCTGGCCGACGCCCTGGTCACCCGGCAGACCGTGCAGCGCGTGGTGGTGCGCACCGCGTCGCTGGCCGCCGAGCTGCTGGGCGGCATGGCCTTCCTCGCCGGGGACGAGCTCGCCTACCTGGTGGCCGCCGCGCACGCGGTCACCTTCCACCCGCCCGGCCGCACCGGTTCCGAGCTGGTGCTCGCCCACCTGGGGGAGGCCGCGTGAGCGCCGACTTCCAGCACACCGCGACCCTGTACCGCACCCACCTCAGCAAGGGCCGCGCCGCGCTCGGCGAGCTGTTCGGCGGCGAGCTGGAGACCTCGGCGGGCGGTGCCTGGGTGCGCACCAGCAGCGGCCGCGAGCTGCTCAACTGCGGCGGCTACGGCGTGCTGCTGATGGGCTCGCGGCACCCCAGGGTGGTCGCGGAGGTGCGCACCCAGCTGCACACCCTGCCGGTGGGCACCCGGCTGCTGCTGGAACCGGCCGCGGGCCGCGCCGCCGCCGCGCTGGCCGCCGTCGCCCCGACCGGGATGACCAAGGTGCACTTCGCCTGCTCCGGCTCGGAGGCGGTGGAGACCGCGATCAAGCTGGCCCGCACGCACGGCCGCACGCACCTGGTCTCCGCGGTCAACGGCTACCACGGCAAGACCCTGGGCGCGCTGTCGGTGACCGCGCGGCGCGTCTACCAGGACCCGTTCCGGCCGCTGCTGCCGAGCGTGAGCCACGTGCGCTACGGCGACACCGAGGCGCTGCGCCAGGAGCTGGCCGCGCACGAGGGCCGGGCCGCGGTGCTGCTGGAGCCCGTGCAGGGCGAGGCGGGCGTCATCGTGCCGCCCCAGGGCTACCTGCGCGAGGTGGCGCGGCTGTGCCGGGAGTACGGGGCCTTCTTCATCCTGGACGAGGTGCAGACCGGCCTGGGCCGCCTCGGGCACTGGTGGGGCGCCGACCGCGACCAGGTCGTCCCGGACGCCCTGGTGGTCGGCAAGGCCCTGGGCGGCGGTGTGCTGCCGGTCTCGGCGGTGCTGGCCACGCCCGCCGCGTTCGCCCCGTTCGACCGGGACCCGTTCCTGCACACCTCCACCTTCTCCGCCAACCCCCTGGCCATGGCCGCGGTGTGCGGGGCGCTGACCGCGATCATCGAGGACGGCCTGGTCGGCGCGGCCGGGCGCATCGGCCCCCAGCTGCGCCGGGGACTGGCCGACCTGTGCCGGGAGGTCCTGGGCGAACGGGTGCGCGAGGTGCGCGGGGCGGGCCTGCTGATCGGCATCGAGTGCGCCGACGCCGAGCTGGCCGCGAACCTGCTCGCCGAGCTGGCCACCGCCGGGGTGATCGCCAACCACTCGCTCAACTCCGGCCGGGTGCTGCGCCTGACCCCACCGGCCGTGCTCAGCGAGACCGAGTCCGACTTCCTGCTGTGCGCCTTCGCCATCGCGGCCCGGGCGGTGGCGGCATGAGGCGCGTGCGACTGCTGGCCACCGTGCCCGGCATCAGCCCCGGCACCCTGTTCCAGCTGCTCACCGACTTCGGCCGCTTCCCCGGCGTGGCCCCGGAGATCCGCTCGGTGCTGGTGCACCCGCCGGAACACCCGGGTGGGCCCCGGCACTCCGACTGGGAGGTCAACTTCCGGCGCGGGGTGCTGCGCTGGCGGGAGTGGGAGCACCTGGACCCGGTCACCGCCAGCGTCGAGTTCGGCCAGACCGAGGGCGACTTCGAGCACTTCCGGGGCACCTGGCGGGTCACCCCCGACGGCTCGGACTGCGTGGTCCGCTTCCAGGTCGAGTTCGACTTCGGCATCGCCAGTCTCGCCGAGGCCATGGAACCCGTCGCGGACCGCCTGCTCCGCACGGCCATGGGCTCGGTGCTGTCCGGCCTGTTCGGCCCGGACACCCAGCTGCACGACTATCCCCTGGTAGAGAGGAAAACCCTGTGAACGCCCTGCACGAGCAGCTCACCGCCGTCCTGACCAGCCGCTTCGGCGTGCCCGCCGCCGAGGTCCGCCCGGAGGCCACCTTCGCCGAGCTCGACCTGGACTCCCTCGCCCTGGTCGAGCTCGGTCTGGTGGCGGAGAAGGAGTTCGGGGTCCGCATCAAGGACGACGAGGTGTCCACCTCGGACAGCCTCGAGGTGATCGTGAAGCTGATCGAGACCAAGCGCGAGGCCCTCTGATGGCCGGGCTCGCCGTGACCGGCCTCGGCCTGGTCACCACCGCGGGCATCGGTGTCGAGGCGAGCTGGGAGGGGGTGCTGCGCGGGGAGTCCACCGCCACCCCCGACCCCGGCCTGGCGGGCATGGCCACCGACTTCTCCTGCCGCGTCCCCGGGTTCGACGCCGACGCCCTGCTCGGCCGCCGCACCGCCTGGCGCCAGGACCGCTGCACCCACCTGGCCCGGGTGGCCGCGCGCGAGGCGGTCGCCGACAGCGGCCTGGACCCGGCGTCCTGGGACGGTGCCCGGGTCGGTGTGGTCGTGGGCAACTCCCTCGGCGGCAGCGGCACCTTCGAGGCCCAGCACGACGTGCTCACCCGCGAGGGCGAGCAGCAGGTCACCCCGCTGCTCATCCCCATGGCGGGCACCGGGTCGCCGACCGCGTGGCTGACGCTGGACCTGCACGCGCTCGGCCCGAGCCTGGCCCCGGCCACCGCCTGCGCCTCCGGGGCCACCGCGCTCGGCGTGGCCAGGGACTGGCTCACCACCGGGCTCTGCGACGTGGTCATCGCCGGGGGCGCGGAGTCCGCGCTGTCCCGGCTGATCATGGCCGGGTTCGGGCAGCTCGGCGCGCTCTCCCGCCGCGGCGCCACCCCGGGCGAGGCCTGCCGCCCCTTCGACGCCGACCGCGACGGGTTCGTCGCCGGTGAGGGCGCCGGGATCCTGGTGCTGGAACGGCTGGCGGACGCCCGCGCCCGCGGGGCCCGCGTGCACGCCGTGCTCGCCGGGTACGGCGGCAGCTCCGACGCCCACCACATCACCGCGCCGCACCCCGGCGGCACGGGCGTGGAACGCGCCACCCGCACCGCGCTCGCCGAGGCCGGACTGTCCACATCGGACATCGACCACGTGAACGCGCACGGCACCTCCACCCCGCTCAACGACGCCGTCGAGGGCGCGCTCGTCCAGCGCCTGTACGGCGACCGGGCGTGCGTCACCTCGGTCAAGGGCGTGCTCGGCCACTCCCTCGGCGCGGCCGGTGCGATCGAGGCGGTGCTGACCGTGCTGACCGTGCGTGAGGGCCTGGTGCCGCCGACCGCCAACCTGGACCGCCTCGACCCGCGCCTGGACCTGGACGTGGTGACCAAGGTGCCGCGGCGGACCGAGGTCCGGGCCGCGGTGAGCAACTCCTTCGGCTTCGGCGGCTCCAACGGCGTGATCGTGGTGACGCGTGACTGACGGAGGGAACCTGCTGGCGGGCAAGAAGATCCTCGTCACCGGCGTGCTCACGGAGAGCTCGATCGCCTTCGCCGCGGCCCGGCTGGCCCAGCGGCAGGGCGCGGAGGTGCTGCTCACCGGGTTCGGCCGCGGTCTGCGCCTGACCACCGCGATGGCCGAGCGGCTGCCCCGGCCGTGCGAGGTGCTGGAGCTGGACGTCACCCGGCCCGAGCAGCTGGCGGCCGTGGCCGCCGAGGTGGACCACCGCTGGGGCGTGCTGGACGGCGTGCTGCACTCGGTGGCCTTCGCCCCCGCCGGTGCCCTCGGCGGCGGGTTCCTCACCGCGGACTGGGCGGAGGTGGGCACCGCGCTGCACATCTCCACCTACTCCTTCGCCGCCTTCGGCCGCGTGTTCGGGCCGCTGCTCGCCCGCTCCGCCACCGGCAGCCTGGTCGGCCTGGACTTCGACGCCCGCCAGGCCTGGCCCGGCTACGACTGGATGGGCGTGGCCAAGGCGGGCCTGGAGAGCTGCTGCCGCTACCTGGCGCGGTCCCTCGGTCCGGACGGGACCAGGGTCAACCTGGTCGCCGCCGGACCGCTGCGCACCCTGGCCGCCCGCGGCATCGGCGGGTTCGAGGCCCTGCCCGAGCTGTGGCACCGCCGTGCCCCGCTCGGCTGGGACCCGGCCGACGCCGAACCGGTGGCCCGGGTGGTGTGCGCGCTGATGTCGGAGTGGCTGCCCTCGGTCACCGGCGAGGTCCTGCACGTCGACGGCGGCGCGCACGCCGTCGGCGCCGAACCGGTCCCGGCGGGGTGAGCGCGGTGCGGAGCTTCGCCGATGTCACCGAGCTGCACGCCGTGGTGGGCGAGCACCTCGGCGTGAGCCCCTGGCTGCACGTCACCGCCGCCCGAGTGGCCGAGTTCGCCGAGGTCACCGAGGACCGGCAGTGGATCCACCTCCAGCCCGGACGCGCCGAGGCCGGGCTGTTCGGCGGGCCGGTGGCCCACGGCTTCCTGACCGTGTCGCTGCTGCCCGCCCAGCTGCTGGAGACCATCCACGTCGGCGGCGTGGACCTGGTGGTGAACAAGGGCATGGACCGGCTGCGCTTCCACCAGCCGGTGCCGGTCGGCTCCCGGGTGCGGGCCGGGTTCCGGCTCGCCGTGGCCACCCCGAGGCCGCTGGGGTTCACCGACCTCCAGCTCGACGTCACCGGCGAGGTCGAGGGCCGGGCCGAGTCCTCGTTCACCGGACGGCTGCGCATGCTGCTGCACGTGCCCGACCGGGAGTTCCTCCCGTGAGGCGGGTCGCCCTGGTGACCGGGGGCGCGTCCGGCATCGGCCACGCCCTGGCCGCCGCGCTCGTGGCCCGGGGCGACCACGTGGTGCTCACCGACCGCACCGGCGCCCCGGAGGCGGCGGCGGCCCTGGGCGCGCAGGGCGTGCCCCTGGACGTCACCGACCAGGGCGCGGTGCGGGCGGTGGTCACCGCCGCCGTGGCCGAGCACGGGCGGCTGGACCTCGTGGTGGCCAACGCGGGCGTGGCCCTCACCGGCCGGGTCGAGGAGCTCGCCGACGAGGACTGGGCGCGGGTGCTCGAGGTCAACCTGCACGGGGTGGTGCACACCGTGCGCGCGGCCTACCCGGAGCTGGTGCGGCAGGGCCGGGGCAGGCTGGTGCTGATGTCCTCGCTGGCCGGGCTGGTCCCGGCCCCGCTGGCGGTGCCCTACACCGCGAGCAAGCACGCGGTGACCGGCCTCGGCCTGGCCCTGCGGGCCGAGGCCGCCGCGCGCGGCGTCGGGGTCACGGTGGTGTGCCCGGGTTTCGTGGACACCCCGCTGCTGTCCGGCCGGGCCCGCACGCTGGCGGCCCGGTTGCAGCCGCCCTGCTCGCCGCGGCGGGTGGCCTCGGCCGTGCTCAGCGGGGTGGCCCAGGACCGCGCACTGGTCGTGGTGCCGTTCCTGGCCCGGCCGCACTGGTGGCTGCGCCGGTGGGCACCGGGGCTCGCGGACCTGATTGTCCGCCGGATCAGCAGATCGTGAACGAATTGTCCTGAATCATGTCTGGGGTAATTTTCAGTTTCGCACTTCTGGCGTAACCATGAAGGCACCCTGAGCGACACACGGGGCGTCACGGTGGGTGAAGTGTGGGGAAGTCTGTGGAATTCCGGGTTCTGGGGCCGGTGGAAGCAGTGCGGGACGGGCACTGCCTGCTGCTGGGGACCCCGAGGGCGCGCACGGTGCTGGCCTTGCTGCTGGCGCACGCCAACACCATCGTCAGCATCGACCGGCTCACCGAGGAGCTGTGGCCGCAGGGCACCGCCGTGGACACCAGGGCCGAGATCTACGCCTACGTCTCCCGCCTGCGGCACAGCCTCGGCCAGCGCAAGGGCGGCCCGTCCTGGCTACTACGCCGCTCACCGGGCTACCAGCTGTGCGTGCGGCCCGGTGAGCTGGACCTCGACGAGTTCGCCGCCCTGGTCGGCACCGCCCGGCAGTCCCGCCGCGACGGCGACCTGGCCGGTGCGGCCGCGACCTACCGCAAGGCACTGGCCCTGTGGCGCGGCACGGCCTTCGAGGGCGTGCGGCCCACCCCGGCCATCGAGGCCGAGATCTCCCGCCTGGGAGAGCAGCGGCTGCTCGCCCAGGAGGAGCTGGCCGACTGCGAGCTCGGGCTGGGCCAGGCCGGGGAGCTGGTCGCCGGGCTGACCGCGCTGGCCGCCCGGCACCCGCTGCGCGAACGCCTGCACGCGCTGCTCATGCGTGCCCTCTACCAGGCGGGGCGGCCCGCCGAGGCGTTGAGCGTGCACCACGACCTGGCCACCGCGCTGGCCGGGGAGCTGGGCGTGGCGCCCGGCCCGGAGCTGGTCGAGCTGCACCAGCGCATCCTGCACGGCCGCCTCGACCCGCCCGCGCCGCCCGCGCCCGCCGCGCCGGTGGCCGAACCGCCGCGGCGCACCGGGCGCAACGACCTGCAGGCCGACCTGGTCGACTTCACCGGCAGGCAGGACGAGCTGC
Proteins encoded in this region:
- a CDS encoding NAD(P)/FAD-dependent oxidoreductase, whose amino-acid sequence is MSTPRSPWGRGTPATEPLLGRHTADVVVVGGGVAGLTLAHRLRRDLPEAKLVLLEAVSVGGGATGHSTGLARPGVWGSMRLLRRRAGPAAADAMTRASLAGMAALRELVTTEGIDCDLVSGRMFQVPVTAAHVDRYTADLPELNRLGMRAEWLDRHPHGALRVEPLYQLDPLRLCLGLRELLLARGVAVHEGSAVRQVVPGEPVLVRTDHAEVRASQVVLAVDGYAGAFGLPVVPLRSQALCTEPIPGPAPLAPGDLLIDSRAFFNYARLGPDNRLILGGGRAANPRAVPGRMPHVEAATWRRLERELHALFPTLAGIRVERHWAGVSGATPDWMPVVGRVDRGVWFEGGWNGRGFAPALHSAGWLAGQLAAALHGRPAPPPELPWHRGRVRTLPVLNRLRYPLRQAFLDLSDRRSLARK
- a CDS encoding cytochrome P450 family protein — protein: MPRQPDPADADLFDADFARDPYPSYARVRAVSPVRYLTLPTGLTAWLVTGYAEVRQALTDPALSKESRHDAEAGANLSPTMGPSMLFLDPPDHERLRKLVSGAFTRRRVEALHEKLHDSADRLIDTFAARGHADLMREFALRLPVGMIGELLGVPEHDRDTFFDLAHDYVGFTPETRDRAVAALGGLTAYMGELVEAKKADPGEDLVSALVRARDGQGALTDEELRANTLLLFLAGHVTTAGLISNATLALLRNPEQRKAFLADPGLADNLVEEALRYEGPAELSTMRWAKQDTEIGGVAVARGERVLVSLGAANRDPRRFTDPDVFDLARPDAAQHLGLGHGIHYCLGAQLARVEVRLALVRLFDRLPDLGLAVPYEDLEWMPGIGRSPMALPVAFTPAEVAA
- a CDS encoding FAD-dependent oxidoreductase; protein product: MLVPQEKVDVAVVGARVAGSALAVRLARAGMRVAVFERAPVLGRTLSTHIFHSTQALRAEGVYEDLVAAGVPPLPEVRVRIDDVRLDFHHPEDPGLCPPRELLDNLLLERARAAGADVRLGSPVLGLLRAEDGRVHGLEHGTPEGRVRQVRARLVVGADGRSSPLARWVGARQYLTFRSGRGQVWRYFRGKRLPSRLLWHRSGARLAHILPTGAEEFYLCAQPPAGDAVDFRGEGADALLPWVREVSPEIAELAEGAQAVGGLHRMSGYPCFFRQPCGPGWVLAGDAGHAKDATIGHGMTDALRNVSALSSALLAGWERPDLRDRLHAWARRRDEEELANFWYSQDLGGAAPVTGVRLAMFRDLGPAGVARLDEVMADKLDADELFTATRLARAALAQVRGGAPVPRVLREAADVLRLARQRRRAVRTGAAQAPGVAGGAARELAVVGR
- a CDS encoding DUF2156 domain-containing protein; translated protein: MNALAVLRAHSRSSSAFLAYNDGTQHFHTPGVDGLIAYRAAGRRHLVQLTGPCAAEPDRAGLTAAFQHFAAGQGRRVTAVQLLRDEAQACAELGYEVNQFGASFSIDLDRFTLSGGKLAETRNRLNQARRAGVVVTEESTLDARLALELTAVDQEWLRAKGRAVRELGFMVGERGGRGASERRLFVARAGDGVAAYVSFSPAYGPRPGWLYDLTRRHPKAPTGAVEAIIAHAAEVFRDEGAGGDRGAGWLHLGFTPFVRLAAEYRVPGAANGLLDRLLRQIAGKERWLYSARTQERFKAKWAPHHVEPEYLAFERGVSLGAAWRLLKLVGAL